From Desmodus rotundus isolate HL8 chromosome 12, HLdesRot8A.1, whole genome shotgun sequence, one genomic window encodes:
- the WFDC1 gene encoding WAP four-disulfide core domain protein 1 — translation MGSGRRKFIWILCSLLLLEATSAKNIWKRALHARLAKRSHVQEEEGPGQSEDSCPPPPRSLPPGACQVARCRADFECSSDQRCCYNGCAYTCLEVVPPPPVVDWLVEPKPLWLGGNGWLLEGPKEVSQVEPCSTTADGVEPLLCPTDYECHIVLPGDRAKGIPNHGHCVKQRQQAEKPFLNHRDKKEYPEGSYKIVAEHGKGQQRHLQ, via the exons ATGGGCAGCGGCAGAAGGAAGTTCATCTGGATTCTGTGCTCTCTGCTTCTCCTTGAAGCCACTTCTGCCAAGAATATCTGGAAACGGGCATTGCATGCGAGGCTGGCTAAGAGATCCCAC gtccaggaggaggaagggccagGGCAGTCGGAGGACAGCTGCCCGCCGCCCCCGCGCTCACTGCCCCCTGGCGCCTGTCAGGTGGCGCGCTGCCGGGCCGACTTCGAGTGCTCGTCGGACCAACGCTGCTGCTACAATGGCTGCGCCTATACCTGCCTGGAAGTGGTGCCGCCCCCACCAG TTGTAGATTGGCTGGTAGAGCCGAAACCTCTGTGGCTTGGTGGCAACGGCTGGCTCCTGGAGGGCCCTAAGGAGGTGTCACAAG TAGAGCCCTGCAGCACCACAGCGGACGGCGTGGAGCCTCTCCTCTGTCCCACGGACTATGAATGCCACATTGTGTTACCGGGTGACAGGGCCAAGGGCATCCCCAACCACGGGCACTGTGTCAAGCAGCGCCAGCAAGCAG AAAAACCATTCTTAAACCACAGAGATAAGAAAGAATATCCAG AGGGCAGCTACAAGATTGTGGCGGAGCATGGAAAAGGACAACAGAGGCACTTACAGTAA